A window from Gopherus flavomarginatus isolate rGopFla2 chromosome 4, rGopFla2.mat.asm, whole genome shotgun sequence encodes these proteins:
- the LOC127049054 gene encoding zinc finger and SCAN domain-containing protein 29-like, translated as MPPRTKRAPAWTNAELQDLISVWGEEAVQAQLRSRRRNYDTYGQMSQSLMRRGHERDSLQCRVKIKELRSAYCKAREGNRRSGAAPTTCRFYQELDAILGCDPTANPRSTMESSEQGEVGEVVEDGDSEATGVEGDTPESQYTCSQELFSSQEEASQSQQQEVDGEEETEDRARVTFTNAAGSPASRRLQNLRRNPRKSKEELIKSVMSHYNRESRKTQEWREKMYEWRQSVHEWRQTESRRKELSAKKATKQMISLLARQTESFESLVAMQTNMYRCNPQPSQSPLSCSPVFPQNNFLQQPVSYYPQLPPTPVRSPTSPDNYNSYPVHSTPIILQHSNPEVQQTLNSDQNRTYSNL; from the exons atgcctccacgcaccaaacgagccccagcatggaccaatgcagagctgcaggacctcataagtgtttggggagaggaggctgtgcaagcacagctgcgctccagaaggagaaattatgatacctatgggcagatgtcgcagtccttgatgagaaggggccatgaacgggactcgttgcagtgcagggtcaaaataaaagagctgaggagtgcttactgcaaagcccgtgagggaaatcgccgctcaggagctgcccccacaacctgccgtttttaccaggagctggatgccatacttgggtgtgaccccactgccaatcctaggagcacgatggagagttcagagcagggagaagtgggggaggttgtagaggacggcgacagtgaggctactggcgtggagggagacaccccggagtcccagtacacatgcagccaggagctcttctcaagccaggaggaggctagccagtcgcagcagcaggaagttgatggtgaggaagaaactgaggatcgtgctcggg tgaccttcactaatgcagccggatcaccggcctcacgtagattgcagaacttgagacgaaatcccagaaaatcaaaagaggaattgatcaaatcagttatgagtcactacaacagagaaagtaggaagacacaggaatggagagagaaaatgtatgaatggagacagagtgtacatgaatggaggcaaacagaaagcaggagaaaggaattgtctgccaaaaaagccacaaagcagatgataagcctcctggctcgccaaactgagtctttcgagtctctcgtagccatgcagacaaatatgtaccgttgtaacccacagccctcccaaagccctctttcttgttccccagtatttccacaaaacaactttctccagcagccagtttcttattacccccagctgcccccaacacctgtacgatcacctaccagccctgataactataattcttaccctgttcactccacccccattatcctgcagcatagtaatcctgaagtgcagcagacattgaatagtgatcaaaataggacatattcaaacctgtga